Proteins from one Primulina huaijiensis isolate GDHJ02 chromosome 18, ASM1229523v2, whole genome shotgun sequence genomic window:
- the LOC140964080 gene encoding non-specific lipid transfer protein GPI-anchored 1-like translates to MELSARAGILKMAAVLLLAIVVGSAYAADNTLATKCASEFQKVTDCLPFVTAKADTPSKVCCDSVTEIKDRDPACLCFLIEQIHNGSNSALKSMGIQEARLLQLSSSCKLTNASISECPKLLNLDPKSPDAAIFTNSSIATTTPSTATPAAPTTGGGNSSGIWRKPQPVLVQLLVSILPIFSILFFHA, encoded by the exons ATGGAGTTGTCTGCAAGAGCTGGAATATTGAAGATGGCTGCGGTGCTGCTTCTGGCTATAGTTGTGGGTTCTGCTTACGCCGCCGATAACACTCTCGCCACGAAGTGCGCGTCGGAGTTTCAGAAGGTTACCGACTGCTTGCCCTTCGTCACGGCCAAGGCGGACACGCCGAGCAAGGTCTGCTGCGACTCCGTGACGGAGATCAAGGACCGCGACCCCGCTTGCCTGTGTTTCTTGATTGAGCAGATTCATAACGGGTCCAACTCTGCCTTGAAGAGCATGGGAATCCAGGAGGCTCGCTTGCTTCAGTTGTCGTCTTCCTGTAAGCTCACCAATGCGAGTATCAGCGAATGCCCCA AGCTTCTGAACTTGGATCCGAAATCCCCCGACGCTGCAATCTTTACCAACTCTTCCATCGCAACGACTACCCCAAGCACGGCGACTCCTGCGGCTCCCACGACAGGTGGTGGGAATTCTAGTGGAATTTGGCGCAAGCCTCAGCCGGTTCTGGTGCAGCTGCTGGTTTCCATTCTGCCTATCTTCTCCATTCTCTTTTTCCATGCTTGA